One segment of Streptomyces sp. NBC_00576 DNA contains the following:
- a CDS encoding ABC transporter ATP-binding protein — translation MTAGRPVLRIRDVHKSYRRRQVLRGVSLDLFAGQLVGVVGENGAGKSTLLRILVGDLAPDSGALERHGVVGSCPQDAVLHGAFSVEQHLRYFQAAYGLNSLDRAFELLEQLNCTSYRSERLATLSGGTRQKLNLVIALMHDPQVLLLDEPYQGFDWETYLRFWDLAAALRDRGCAVLVVSHLAYDASRLDTLYRLDAGVLREVERDGAAGVAS, via the coding sequence GTGACAGCAGGCCGACCGGTTCTTCGTATCCGGGATGTACACAAGAGCTATCGGAGACGTCAGGTTCTGCGCGGCGTATCGCTGGACCTGTTCGCGGGACAGTTGGTGGGCGTTGTGGGGGAGAACGGCGCCGGTAAAAGCACGTTGCTGCGCATCCTGGTGGGCGACCTCGCACCGGACAGCGGTGCGCTGGAGCGGCACGGCGTGGTGGGCAGTTGCCCGCAGGACGCAGTGCTGCACGGCGCGTTCTCCGTCGAACAGCACCTGCGGTACTTCCAGGCGGCCTACGGCCTGAACAGTCTGGACCGGGCCTTTGAGCTGCTTGAGCAGTTGAACTGCACGAGCTATCGGAGCGAGCGTCTGGCGACACTCAGCGGCGGCACCCGCCAGAAACTCAACCTGGTCATCGCCCTGATGCACGATCCGCAGGTGCTGCTCCTGGACGAGCCCTATCAGGGCTTCGACTGGGAGACCTACCTGCGGTTCTGGGACCTGGCGGCAGCCCTGCGGGACCGGGGCTGCGCGGTGCTGGTGGTGTCCCATCTCGCCTATGACGCCTCCCGCCTTGACACCCTGTACCGGCTGGATGCAGGGGTTCTGCGTGAGGTGGAGCGGGACGGCGCGGCAGGGGTGGCCTCGTGA
- the mobF gene encoding MobF family relaxase has product MISVAKVQRRNAWRYYVRGVAFGDGRRPAGQALKDAQAMAGLPPGVWRGRGLAALGLTAGGTVTERQMELLFGQGRHPDADRMERELLDDGADPATARLATVLGQPIEEIEQRKQKPLLALDLVFRPQASLVVLWALGDARTRRVIERAHKRAVTKTLRWLEDEVAATRWASGRQRAKAPALVVAAFQHYDNRNGFPLLHEHCPDGSWYALDTVRLYKNIVAADTQYTLEMTTEVCEKLGLATVPREVTPGLRPVMEIAGVDQELIDWSSTRRRIEDVLEGITDQYVKKHGHLPGERARHGLAWWAAQETRPDKKTPRPLDQLLVWWRVSALLKFGQRMVDGLLQRCQAAGAAIRARVKPLVDTALATVDVAAVVFTVRGVFSRRHVLAEARRHLMETLRGRAYAPGIDSHIADQALERYGRQLTVPQKGRRTPAPDQLSYTADFAWPIRWWIAGTDGKPPRESSRYERARGASLALQNAIRAALATPPAVRDEAPAATASATPPVGDHDQAAPHAVDRSNSGAAGRCHPGSPAGRDAAGVPGGPYDGPRDVDDLAAEPRPNRRAHPRSRGPRPHGRRARGPDEAGAAGPGRRPGHSAAAHHHAARTGQGSGPRPLKGMPAASEIRPAGRTAKSPGQMSGRGRSARPRGGGDRRGCAAVTPPKDGGPDGRPDPAVPFAGAAGAAGAAGAAGAAHRRVPAAHGAARGAVPVTEAAAGPSPLAALPRRPAQPVAGRAATPTPPEVSEHGGPHPTADGRIGDVPVGG; this is encoded by the coding sequence ATGATCAGTGTTGCGAAGGTCCAGAGGCGGAACGCCTGGCGGTACTACGTGCGCGGAGTCGCGTTCGGGGACGGCCGCCGACCTGCCGGCCAGGCGTTGAAAGACGCTCAGGCGATGGCGGGACTCCCGCCCGGGGTGTGGAGGGGGCGCGGCCTGGCCGCCCTCGGGCTCACCGCTGGAGGGACGGTGACGGAGCGGCAGATGGAGCTGCTGTTCGGGCAGGGCCGGCACCCGGATGCCGACCGTATGGAACGGGAGCTCCTGGACGACGGCGCCGACCCGGCCACGGCGCGGCTGGCCACGGTCCTCGGGCAGCCGATCGAAGAGATCGAGCAGCGCAAGCAGAAACCGTTGCTCGCCCTGGACCTCGTGTTCCGGCCGCAGGCGTCACTGGTCGTGCTGTGGGCGCTGGGGGATGCCAGAACGCGCCGGGTCATCGAGCGGGCGCACAAGCGGGCCGTCACCAAGACGCTGCGCTGGCTGGAGGACGAGGTCGCAGCGACCCGGTGGGCGTCCGGCCGCCAGCGCGCGAAGGCCCCTGCCCTGGTCGTCGCGGCATTCCAGCACTACGACAACAGGAACGGATTTCCCCTCCTGCATGAGCACTGCCCGGACGGCTCCTGGTACGCGCTGGACACGGTCCGCCTCTACAAGAACATCGTGGCCGCCGACACGCAGTACACCCTGGAGATGACGACCGAGGTGTGCGAAAAGCTCGGGCTGGCGACCGTGCCCCGGGAGGTGACGCCGGGCCTGCGCCCGGTGATGGAGATAGCCGGGGTCGACCAGGAGCTCATCGACTGGTCCTCCACCCGCCGCCGGATCGAGGACGTCCTCGAGGGCATCACCGACCAGTACGTGAAGAAGCACGGTCATCTGCCCGGCGAGCGAGCCCGCCACGGCCTGGCGTGGTGGGCGGCGCAAGAGACCCGCCCGGACAAGAAGACCCCGCGCCCGCTGGACCAGCTGCTCGTGTGGTGGCGTGTCTCCGCGCTCCTGAAGTTCGGGCAGCGGATGGTCGACGGATTGCTTCAGCGGTGCCAGGCGGCCGGTGCGGCGATCCGGGCCCGGGTGAAGCCATTGGTGGACACCGCGCTCGCCACCGTCGACGTCGCCGCGGTCGTCTTCACCGTGCGCGGGGTCTTCTCCCGCCGTCACGTCCTGGCCGAAGCGCGACGGCATCTGATGGAGACCCTGCGCGGCCGCGCCTACGCGCCCGGCATCGACAGCCACATCGCCGACCAGGCACTGGAGCGCTACGGCCGTCAGCTCACCGTGCCGCAGAAGGGCCGGCGGACCCCGGCCCCGGATCAGCTCTCCTACACCGCCGACTTTGCCTGGCCCATCCGCTGGTGGATCGCGGGCACCGATGGGAAGCCGCCCCGGGAGTCATCCCGGTACGAACGGGCCCGGGGCGCCAGCCTCGCCCTGCAGAACGCGATCCGTGCCGCCCTCGCAACACCGCCCGCCGTACGGGATGAAGCGCCGGCCGCGACCGCTTCCGCCACGCCGCCGGTCGGCGACCACGACCAGGCCGCCCCGCACGCCGTCGACCGCTCGAACTCCGGCGCAGCGGGCCGCTGCCATCCAGGCTCACCAGCAGGCCGCGATGCCGCAGGAGTACCTGGAGGGCCGTACGACGGACCCCGCGACGTGGATGACCTCGCCGCAGAACCTCGCCCGAATCGCCGCGCACACCCGCGCAGCAGAGGCCCGCGGCCGCATGGTCGAAGAGCACGCGGACCAGACGAAGCAGGCGCAGCCGGCCCCGGCCGCCGCCCCGGACACTCAGCAGCAGCACACCACCACGCAGCCCGAACCGGGCAGGGCAGCGGGCCGCGACCGTTGAAGGGGATGCCGGCCGCCAGCGAAATCCGCCCTGCGGGACGGACCGCGAAGTCGCCGGGCCAGATGTCGGGACGCGGGCGCAGTGCACGCCCTCGAGGCGGCGGGGACCGGCGAGGGTGCGCAGCAGTGACCCCGCCGAAGGATGGAGGCCCCGATGGTCGACCCGACCCCGCTGTACCTTTCGCCGGAGCAGCCGGAGCAGCCGGAGCAGCCGGAGCAGCCGGAGCAGCTCATCGACGCGTCCCGGCTGCGCATGGCGCGGCGCGCGGCGCTGTACCAGTCACCGAAGCCGCCGCCGGTCCGTCGCCGCTCGCGGCACTACCCCGGCGGCCGGCCCAACCCGTGGCAGGCCGCGCGGCTACGCCGACGCCACCAGAGGTGAGTGAGCACGGTGGCCCCCATCCCACAGCCGATGGACGGATCGGCGATGTCCCGGTTGGAGGGTGA
- a CDS encoding recombinase, translated as MIPRLNVIEQDLIDRRARAEHEGWKGEIEGIDLTLSLLRQKHAEALRLSGHPRTVHLGMPSAAP; from the coding sequence ATGATCCCCAGGCTGAACGTGATCGAGCAGGACCTGATTGACCGCCGGGCCCGTGCCGAACACGAAGGATGGAAAGGCGAAATCGAAGGCATCGACCTGACTCTCTCCCTCCTGCGGCAAAAGCATGCCGAGGCCCTGCGGCTGTCCGGTCACCCGCGTACTGTCCACCTGGGGATGCCCTCCGCCGCTCCGTGA
- the uppS gene encoding polyprenyl diphosphate synthase: MTSPTAHAPLTAPPQQQPVLRHLALIPDGNRRWARAKNLPTTEGHRRGGERCLDVLQWCSEYPEIETVSLAVCSIENLARRPEVETRAFARVITELIRQTAATRRWRINLMGNPDMFGPAVSEVLHEAVTATADVSGPVANFAVAYSGRDELLQAVNQLMRASTTKQSAVSAHDIERHLDTAGQPDCDLMIRTAGVAGLCGFMPWQGTYSQQYVSATDWPEFAESDLARAVASYHSQERRMGG; encoded by the coding sequence ATGACTTCTCCCACCGCTCACGCCCCACTCACTGCACCACCGCAACAGCAGCCGGTGCTACGGCACCTCGCCCTCATCCCGGATGGCAACCGCCGCTGGGCCCGCGCCAAGAATCTGCCGACGACTGAAGGGCACCGACGTGGCGGCGAACGCTGCCTCGACGTCCTCCAGTGGTGCAGCGAGTACCCCGAGATCGAGACCGTCAGCCTCGCCGTGTGCAGTATCGAGAACCTCGCCCGCCGCCCCGAAGTGGAAACGCGAGCCTTCGCCCGCGTCATCACCGAGTTGATCCGTCAAACCGCAGCCACTCGGCGCTGGCGGATCAACCTGATGGGCAACCCAGACATGTTCGGTCCAGCTGTGAGCGAAGTCCTCCACGAGGCCGTCACCGCGACCGCCGATGTGTCGGGGCCAGTGGCCAACTTCGCTGTCGCATACAGCGGACGCGATGAACTCCTACAAGCTGTCAACCAGCTGATGCGCGCCTCGACCACAAAGCAGAGTGCCGTCAGTGCCCACGACATCGAGCGCCACCTGGATACGGCGGGGCAGCCCGACTGCGACCTGATGATCCGCACGGCCGGTGTAGCCGGCCTGTGCGGCTTCATGCCCTGGCAGGGCACCTACAGCCAGCAGTACGTCTCGGCCACCGACTGGCCTGAATTCGCCGAATCCGACCTCGCTCGCGCAGTGGCCTCATACCACAGCCAAGAGCGCCGCATGGGTGGCTGA
- a CDS encoding polyprenyl synthetase family protein, with protein sequence MDRFLDAKEHGPHGAYLADPLRVLRDFLGAGGKRVRPLYLCTGWYAVSGAPLTAAVLQAAAGVELFHTFALLHDDVIDRSEIRHDRPTAHRQFAVGGARPHEPQFGESAAILLGDLCEAWSAELLGDAAAVRPARTVLDAMRGELIVGQYLDLCASGEGLGTVTDAMRVIHFKTTKYTVERPMQLGAALAGGDATVLEACAAYAKPLGEAFQLLDDLEDVLACVDGGTESGTDLREGKHTAVLALAFEGCAPARAARLRQLVGTRDMTAGQLAEARAIIHESGAPQIVKEMILDRRRSAMSVLERAPFHLSAKDMLIRLTDLAIPQVASWAGA encoded by the coding sequence TTGGACCGCTTCCTCGATGCGAAGGAACACGGTCCTCACGGTGCGTACCTAGCCGACCCGCTTCGTGTGCTGCGCGACTTCCTTGGCGCGGGAGGCAAGCGCGTACGTCCGCTCTATCTGTGCACCGGCTGGTACGCCGTGAGCGGCGCGCCGCTCACGGCCGCGGTGCTGCAGGCCGCTGCCGGTGTGGAGCTGTTCCACACCTTCGCGCTGCTCCACGATGACGTCATCGACCGCTCCGAAATCCGGCACGATCGTCCTACCGCACACCGGCAGTTCGCCGTAGGAGGCGCCCGGCCACACGAGCCGCAGTTCGGGGAGAGCGCCGCGATCCTGCTGGGTGACCTGTGCGAGGCGTGGTCGGCGGAGCTGCTGGGTGACGCTGCGGCGGTCAGGCCGGCCCGCACTGTGCTCGATGCGATGCGCGGCGAGTTGATCGTGGGACAGTACCTGGACCTTTGCGCGAGCGGCGAGGGTTTGGGCACGGTGACCGACGCGATGCGGGTGATCCACTTCAAGACGACCAAGTACACCGTGGAACGGCCGATGCAGCTCGGAGCCGCCCTGGCCGGTGGCGACGCGACGGTACTGGAGGCGTGCGCGGCATACGCGAAGCCGCTGGGTGAAGCGTTCCAGTTGCTCGACGACCTGGAGGACGTGCTGGCATGCGTGGACGGGGGCACCGAGAGCGGCACGGATCTGCGTGAGGGCAAGCACACCGCTGTGCTCGCGCTGGCCTTTGAGGGCTGCGCCCCGGCTCGCGCGGCACGCTTGCGGCAACTCGTAGGGACCCGGGACATGACCGCCGGTCAGTTGGCCGAGGCCCGCGCCATCATCCATGAGAGCGGGGCGCCTCAGATCGTCAAGGAGATGATCCTCGACAGGCGTAGAAGTGCCATGAGCGTCCTTGAGCGCGCACCCTTCCACCTTTCCGCGAAAGACATGCTGATCCGCCTGACCGATCTCGCCATTCCACAGGTCGCCAGCTGGGCCGGAGCCTGA
- a CDS encoding ABC transporter permease: MKRWWSRFRTAMRFALIEQARNRLALLIVVLFVPLWTTLAFEVVAGAPLRFYVRPVGRFVVMDGNILTQVTGALQALTLVVGFMMFVATARSEHFDRRLVQAGYPRSCLALAKCSSLVLVAAAVAVYATAWMHLFWRPVQPAVFAAGMFTGALIYGGIGIALAAVVRSELAGMFLTILISSIDLLLQNPLINANADSDIVRYLPAHGAVQTAMAAAGLHVMPWSCLLLGTGWALATTGLGMTASAARTRTYRTVSRTVQGPRPGETETALVS, encoded by the coding sequence GTGAAACGCTGGTGGTCCCGCTTCCGTACCGCGATGCGGTTTGCGCTCATCGAGCAGGCGCGCAACCGGCTTGCGCTGCTCATCGTGGTCCTCTTCGTTCCGCTGTGGACCACCCTGGCCTTCGAGGTGGTGGCAGGAGCCCCGCTGCGGTTCTACGTCCGTCCGGTCGGCCGCTTCGTCGTCATGGACGGCAACATCCTGACCCAGGTCACCGGGGCGCTGCAGGCACTCACGCTGGTCGTCGGGTTCATGATGTTCGTCGCCACCGCCCGCTCCGAGCACTTCGACCGGCGCCTCGTGCAGGCCGGCTACCCGCGTTCATGCCTCGCGCTGGCGAAGTGCTCCTCGCTCGTCCTGGTGGCGGCCGCGGTCGCCGTCTACGCCACCGCGTGGATGCACCTGTTCTGGCGGCCGGTTCAGCCCGCCGTGTTCGCCGCTGGGATGTTCACCGGCGCCCTGATCTACGGCGGCATCGGCATCGCGCTCGCAGCCGTGGTGCGCAGCGAGCTGGCCGGAATGTTCCTGACCATCCTGATCAGCTCCATCGACCTGCTGCTGCAGAACCCGCTGATCAACGCGAACGCGGACAGCGACATCGTGCGCTACCTGCCGGCGCACGGGGCAGTGCAGACCGCGATGGCGGCCGCCGGGCTGCACGTCATGCCCTGGAGCTGTCTGCTGCTGGGCACAGGCTGGGCTCTGGCCACCACAGGGCTGGGCATGACCGCCTCCGCCGCACGCACCCGCACCTACCGCACCGTCTCGCGGACAGTCCAGGGACCGAGGCCCGGTGAGACGGAAACCGCCCTGGTGTCCTGA
- a CDS encoding ankyrin repeat domain-containing protein has protein sequence MSDYWTPAHHAVEHEDAETLARLLAHGTDPDEAFSNMTLLTHAIDAEGDGSLQSGQPLTVHTTAVLLAFGADPELADPDGRTPMDIAKHYGHDLAVKLLRTHISGRAAGNR, from the coding sequence GTGAGCGACTACTGGACACCCGCGCATCACGCGGTCGAGCACGAGGATGCCGAGACCCTGGCCCGGTTGCTGGCCCACGGTACCGATCCTGATGAGGCCTTCAGCAACATGACGCTGCTGACGCACGCGATCGACGCCGAGGGCGACGGCTCCCTGCAGAGCGGCCAACCGTTGACCGTGCACACCACTGCCGTGCTGCTGGCCTTCGGGGCTGACCCGGAGCTCGCCGATCCAGACGGTCGCACCCCCATGGACATCGCCAAGCACTACGGCCACGACCTGGCGGTGAAACTGCTGCGGACCCACATCAGCGGCCGAGCCGCCGGTAACAGATGA
- a CDS encoding CehA/McbA family metallohydrolase produces MSELEFSPPLSSRGRGWYRGDCHVHSVVSSGGELTPEQLVADARAAGLDFLAATEHNTSETHGVWSRQVGDDLLVILGQEVVTRTGHWLALGIPSGQVVDWRYGVRDNMIDRHLENVHRAGGLCVAAHPHAPYPSGTFMYPYQGFDVVEVWNGQWSSDVPWQADNEAALAEWGRSLAADIHQGRWRPAIGNSDTHLKTSSQLVDDCVDSRWQTCCGGG; encoded by the coding sequence GTGTCCGAGTTGGAATTTTCACCGCCGCTGTCCAGCCGAGGGCGCGGTTGGTACCGGGGTGACTGTCATGTGCACTCGGTAGTTTCGAGCGGCGGCGAGTTGACGCCGGAGCAGCTTGTGGCTGATGCCCGTGCAGCGGGGCTTGATTTCCTCGCGGCCACCGAGCACAACACGTCCGAGACGCATGGCGTCTGGAGTCGGCAGGTCGGCGACGATCTGCTGGTGATCCTGGGCCAGGAGGTTGTCACCCGGACCGGGCACTGGCTCGCTCTGGGGATTCCTTCAGGGCAAGTGGTCGACTGGCGCTATGGCGTGCGGGACAACATGATCGACCGGCATCTAGAAAATGTCCACCGTGCGGGTGGGCTCTGCGTCGCCGCCCACCCGCACGCGCCATACCCTTCAGGCACTTTCATGTACCCGTACCAGGGGTTCGACGTGGTTGAGGTATGGAACGGGCAGTGGAGTTCGGACGTGCCATGGCAGGCAGACAACGAGGCGGCCCTGGCCGAATGGGGGCGGAGCCTGGCTGCGGACATCCACCAGGGACGGTGGCGTCCGGCGATAGGTAACAGCGACACCCACCTTAAGACGTCATCTCAATTGGTGGATGACTGTGTAGATAGTCGCTGGCAGACGTGCTGTGGTGGCGGTTGA
- a CDS encoding IS110 family transposase: MILIGDDWAEDHHDVEVQDATGRKLAAARLPEGVEGITKLHELIARHGGDDLDATDVIVGIETDRGPWVQALLASGYQVYALNPRQAARFKERYGTSGAKSDKGDAHALADMVRIDRDQLRPVAGDSEQAQAVKVVARAHQTLIWERTRTFQRLRNTLREYFPAALNAYADLELTSPDALELLIKAPTPAAAAKLTCAQITVVLARYRRHNRSAKAATIQTAMREQHLGLPEPVTAAYAATATAHAKLLVALNEQITELEAQVKAHFLAHPDAEIYLSMPGIGVITGTRVLAEFGDDPARYASAKARKNYAGTSPVTRASGKSHTVQARYIRNNRLADALQRQAFSALHASPGARHYYDKQRAREAGYNPALRQVGNRLVGILHGCLKTRTFYDEATAWSHHAHPEPHAA; this comes from the coding sequence TTGATTCTCATCGGCGACGACTGGGCCGAGGACCACCACGATGTCGAGGTCCAGGACGCGACCGGCCGCAAACTGGCCGCCGCGAGACTGCCCGAGGGCGTGGAGGGCATCACCAAGCTTCACGAACTCATCGCGAGGCACGGCGGCGACGACCTCGATGCCACCGATGTGATCGTCGGCATCGAGACCGACCGCGGCCCCTGGGTACAGGCCCTGCTCGCCTCCGGCTACCAGGTCTACGCCCTCAACCCCCGGCAGGCCGCGCGGTTCAAGGAGCGGTACGGCACCTCCGGCGCCAAGAGCGACAAGGGTGACGCGCATGCGCTGGCCGACATGGTCCGCATCGACCGCGACCAGCTGCGGCCGGTCGCCGGGGACAGCGAACAGGCCCAGGCCGTCAAGGTCGTCGCCCGCGCCCACCAGACCCTCATCTGGGAACGCACCCGTACCTTCCAGCGGCTGCGCAACACGCTGCGCGAGTACTTTCCCGCCGCCCTGAACGCTTACGCGGACCTGGAACTGACCAGCCCGGACGCACTGGAGCTACTGATCAAGGCGCCTACACCCGCCGCAGCGGCGAAGCTGACCTGCGCGCAGATCACCGTCGTCCTGGCCCGCTACCGCCGACACAACCGGAGCGCCAAGGCCGCCACGATCCAGACCGCGATGCGCGAGCAGCACCTCGGCCTGCCTGAGCCGGTGACCGCGGCCTACGCGGCCACCGCCACCGCCCACGCGAAGCTGCTGGTCGCCCTGAACGAGCAGATAACCGAGCTGGAAGCGCAGGTGAAGGCGCATTTTCTCGCGCACCCGGACGCTGAGATCTACCTCTCGATGCCCGGCATCGGGGTGATCACCGGCACGCGGGTGCTCGCCGAGTTCGGGGACGACCCCGCCCGCTACGCGTCCGCCAAGGCACGCAAGAACTACGCCGGCACCAGCCCCGTCACCCGCGCCTCCGGCAAGAGCCACACCGTCCAGGCCCGCTACATCCGCAACAACCGGCTCGCCGACGCCCTCCAGCGTCAGGCGTTCTCCGCCCTGCACGCCTCACCCGGCGCCCGCCACTACTACGACAAGCAGCGCGCCCGCGAGGCCGGCTACAACCCCGCCCTACGCCAGGTCGGCAACCGCCTCGTCGGCATCCTCCACGGCTGCCTCAAGACCCGAACCTTCTACGACGAAGCGACCGCCTGGTCGCACCACGCACACCCCGAACCCCATGCAGCTTGA
- a CDS encoding GNAT family N-acetyltransferase, translating to MQLDTKRHGVSEQIFGCSPVRVVDAMSGMVTEVRPPRRDEMAAYYRALPFANGLPSWEPADAAWHGGPEPWPPQRTPASAEQLEKLAAADIKDESFHPIATFVDGRCVGASATISFEVTVPGGGTGRMAGVTATGVIATHRRRGYLRQMMQAMFEAALERGEPLAMLSASEGSIYGRFGFSPATYRTRWELARHEAALLPAEPDPGSLELVDAAQAKKAWPPVHANVRVHRVGELSPLPGRWDGLSDEADGTNGPLRFLAHRDQRGDVDGIANFRLPWSPTADRAGTLVVEALEATNAVAYRALWGLLIDFDLTKSVVAAGRPRDEPLRWMLTNPRAMRVTRQADNLWARLLDVPGALTQRSYLTPGELRFTIDDDQMCRANNRTWHLRADGPVVTCVPTDETADLTIRLSALSSLYFGGMSAHHLAYAGHITPHTDGAIGQLARMFWTDPEPHNSFGF from the coding sequence ATGCAGCTTGACACCAAACGACATGGGGTGTCTGAGCAGATATTCGGTTGCTCTCCTGTGAGGGTGGTGGATGCAATGTCCGGCATGGTGACTGAGGTCCGTCCGCCGCGGCGAGACGAGATGGCTGCGTACTACCGGGCATTGCCGTTCGCGAACGGATTACCGAGCTGGGAGCCTGCGGACGCCGCGTGGCACGGCGGCCCCGAGCCGTGGCCCCCACAGCGCACGCCTGCGAGCGCGGAGCAGCTCGAGAAGTTGGCGGCAGCCGACATCAAGGACGAGTCCTTCCACCCGATCGCGACATTCGTCGACGGCAGGTGTGTCGGCGCATCAGCGACTATCTCCTTCGAGGTGACGGTCCCCGGCGGGGGAACGGGGAGGATGGCTGGCGTCACTGCTACCGGAGTGATCGCGACACATCGCCGGCGCGGTTACCTGCGCCAGATGATGCAGGCCATGTTCGAGGCGGCCCTGGAGCGAGGCGAGCCGTTGGCGATGCTCAGCGCGAGCGAGGGCAGCATCTACGGAAGGTTCGGGTTCTCGCCCGCGACCTACCGTACCCGGTGGGAGCTGGCCCGTCACGAAGCGGCCCTCCTTCCGGCAGAGCCGGACCCCGGGTCGCTGGAGCTGGTCGACGCCGCGCAGGCGAAGAAGGCCTGGCCCCCGGTGCATGCGAACGTGCGTGTACACCGCGTCGGGGAGCTGAGTCCTCTCCCCGGGCGCTGGGACGGGCTGTCCGACGAAGCGGACGGCACAAACGGACCGCTGCGCTTTCTCGCCCACCGCGACCAGCGCGGCGATGTGGACGGCATCGCCAACTTCCGACTGCCGTGGTCTCCGACTGCGGATCGTGCGGGAACGCTCGTGGTGGAAGCCCTGGAGGCGACGAACGCTGTGGCCTACCGGGCGTTGTGGGGATTGCTGATCGACTTCGACCTCACCAAGAGCGTCGTGGCGGCCGGTCGTCCGCGCGACGAACCCCTGCGGTGGATGCTCACGAACCCGCGGGCGATGCGCGTCACTCGCCAGGCGGATAACCTCTGGGCGCGCCTTCTTGATGTCCCCGGAGCCCTGACGCAACGCTCGTATCTCACGCCCGGCGAGCTGAGGTTCACCATCGACGACGACCAGATGTGCCGGGCGAACAACAGGACATGGCATCTGAGAGCAGACGGCCCCGTGGTGACGTGTGTTCCGACCGACGAGACGGCGGACCTGACTATCAGGCTCTCAGCGCTCAGCTCGCTCTACTTCGGTGGCATGTCGGCGCACCACCTGGCGTATGCGGGCCATATCACTCCGCACACCGACGGCGCGATCGGACAGCTTGCTCGAATGTTCTGGACCGACCCCGAACCGCACAACTCCTTCGGCTTCTGA
- a CDS encoding HAD family hydrolase has protein sequence MAETMPLPHPTTVAPAPHPVRAVVCDLDHTLTPRSSMVELCRALHAPPAEVATLFRQHQAGELSHDQGRRDLLELLCRAGRADRQTIEAAFTAMTVKDDASRLIAALHARALPLCLISSSAQLYVDIMSERLGAADGYGNGQLVFDDAGQLTDLDFTDETDQLKVDQLRKFTTRHALDPRDVIAIGNGRNDLLMFDATRRGILVTTSTSAQHVHRAWATVHSLDEAIDLIDTQPATIPPQLPQQGA, from the coding sequence GTGGCTGAGACCATGCCCCTCCCCCACCCCACCACTGTGGCACCGGCGCCGCATCCCGTGCGGGCCGTGGTCTGCGATCTCGACCACACCCTCACCCCCCGTAGCTCCATGGTGGAGCTGTGCCGAGCCCTGCACGCGCCTCCCGCCGAGGTAGCCACACTGTTTCGCCAGCACCAGGCCGGTGAACTCAGCCATGATCAAGGACGAAGAGACCTGCTGGAACTACTGTGCCGGGCAGGACGTGCCGACCGCCAGACCATCGAGGCGGCCTTCACCGCCATGACGGTCAAGGACGATGCGTCTCGCCTGATCGCCGCCTTGCACGCCCGTGCCCTGCCCCTGTGTCTGATCTCCAGCTCCGCCCAGCTTTACGTCGACATCATGTCCGAACGCCTGGGCGCCGCCGACGGATACGGCAACGGGCAGCTGGTCTTCGACGACGCCGGTCAGCTCACAGACCTCGACTTCACCGACGAGACCGACCAGCTCAAGGTCGACCAGCTCCGCAAGTTCACCACCCGCCACGCCCTCGACCCGCGTGACGTCATCGCCATCGGCAACGGCCGCAACGACCTGCTCATGTTCGACGCCACGCGCAGGGGCATCCTCGTCACCACCAGCACATCCGCCCAACACGTCCACCGAGCCTGGGCCACCGTCCACAGCCTCGACGAGGCCATCGATCTCATCGATACCCAGCCCGCCACCATCCCGCCCCAACTGCCTCAGCAAGGGGCATGA
- a CDS encoding DUF6207 family protein: MKTLHQRNSSWESGVVTYTDPINETHVSRPGLVVVDVAAADDDTALAFQQLLAEHWATSTAERTTRDVGQPGVRLRCYLDLRQPIGMATAPTAAPPLDASEPGRIDGSLRTP; encoded by the coding sequence GTGAAGACACTGCACCAGCGGAACTCCTCTTGGGAGTCCGGCGTAGTGACGTACACGGACCCGATCAACGAGACGCACGTAAGCCGACCGGGCCTGGTCGTTGTCGACGTCGCGGCCGCCGACGACGACACCGCGCTCGCCTTCCAGCAGCTGCTCGCCGAACACTGGGCTACCTCGACAGCGGAGCGGACGACGCGGGACGTCGGGCAGCCCGGTGTACGGCTGCGCTGCTACCTGGACCTGCGCCAGCCCATCGGCATGGCCACGGCGCCGACCGCAGCCCCGCCGCTGGATGCCTCTGAACCAGGGCGCATTGATGGCTCGCTACGAACCCCCTAA